One window of Helicobacter sp. MIT 99-5507 genomic DNA carries:
- the moaA gene encoding GTP 3',8-cyclase MoaA translates to MLIDSFGRVIDYIRISVTKNCNFRCKYCMPNTPDEIAEDLIPLDKMLEFLKIAMDYGVKKIRITGGEPLLRKDLSSFVKGIYDYKNDIEVALTTNGYFLKKYAKELKDSGLKRINVSLDSLKKEKIELISKKDALDFVLEGLQEAKAVNLKIKLNMVPLKGINDDEIVPMLEFANKENFLLRYIEYMENDFASNRIKGLKSFEILENIKKKYNISMIQKEAFGPAKLYKLDNTDNVFGIIAPHNDEFCASCNRIRITAEGIICPCLYFQDAIDVSQAIRNDDKKAMKEALLSAIKNKPEKNKWGEGETSTRAFYHTGG, encoded by the coding sequence TTGTTAATAGATAGTTTTGGAAGAGTAATTGACTATATTAGAATCTCTGTTACAAAAAATTGTAATTTTAGATGCAAATATTGTATGCCAAATACACCTGATGAAATAGCAGAAGACTTAATCCCACTTGATAAAATGCTTGAATTTCTAAAAATTGCAATGGATTATGGTGTAAAAAAAATCCGCATTACAGGTGGAGAACCCCTACTAAGAAAAGATTTAAGCTCATTTGTAAAAGGCATATATGATTACAAAAACGATATAGAAGTAGCCCTCACTACAAATGGCTATTTTTTAAAAAAATATGCAAAAGAGCTAAAAGATTCTGGATTAAAAAGGATAAATGTATCTCTTGATAGTTTAAAAAAAGAAAAAATAGAATTAATATCAAAAAAAGATGCACTAGATTTTGTGTTAGAAGGATTACAAGAAGCAAAAGCAGTAAATTTAAAAATAAAGCTAAATATGGTTCCATTAAAAGGAATAAATGATGATGAAATAGTGCCTATGCTTGAATTTGCAAACAAAGAAAATTTTTTACTTAGATATATAGAATATATGGAAAATGACTTTGCAAGCAATAGGATTAAAGGGCTAAAATCCTTTGAGATTCTAGAAAATATCAAAAAAAAATATAATATTTCAATGATACAAAAAGAGGCTTTTGGACCTGCAAAACTATATAAATTAGACAATACAGACAATGTATTTGGTATCATTGCTCCACATAATGACGAATTTTGCGCATCCTGCAATAGGATTAGAATCACAGCTGAAGGGATAATATGCCCTTGTTTGTATTTTCAAGATGCCATCGATGTAAGCCAAGCAATAAGAAATGATGACAAAAAAGCCATGAAAGAAGCGCTCCTTAGTGCCATAAAAAATAAGCCAGAAAAAAATAAATGGGGCGAGGGAGAGACCTCAACTAGGGCTTTTTATCATACAGGTGGATGA
- a CDS encoding YceI family protein gives MKKIILVFLMGILPCGLAIAKDYSVDTSHSQIEFKIKHLSVSNVSGNFGKFEGSVSIDNNKLTALNGEVDISSINTNNEGRDAHIQDPEYFDTKKFPKATLKLVKMNDNNGTFDLTIKGITKQITLGVEVFGTSKNMKGDEVVGLELNGKINRKDFDIASGTPNVALGEEVTLSIGIEGVSK, from the coding sequence ATGAAAAAAATAATATTAGTATTTTTAATGGGTATATTACCATGCGGATTAGCCATAGCAAAAGATTATAGCGTTGATACTTCACACTCACAAATTGAATTCAAAATCAAACATCTAAGTGTTAGCAATGTATCAGGAAATTTTGGTAAATTTGAAGGCAGTGTAAGCATTGATAACAATAAACTAACTGCATTAAATGGAGAAGTTGATATTAGCTCAATTAATACAAATAATGAAGGTAGAGATGCACATATACAAGATCCAGAATATTTTGATACAAAAAAATTTCCAAAAGCAACATTAAAATTAGTTAAGATGAATGACAATAATGGCACTTTTGACTTAACAATAAAAGGCATTACAAAGCAAATCACACTAGGTGTTGAGGTATTTGGAACATCAAAAAATATGAAAGGTGATGAAGTCGTAGGCTTAGAATTAAATGGAAAAATCAACAGAAAAGATTTTGATATAGCTTCTGGCACTCCAAATGTCGCACTAGGTGAAGAAGTGACACTATCAATTGGTATTGAAGGGGTTTCAAAATAA
- the aspA gene encoding aspartate ammonia-lyase has product MKRIEKDFIGEMEIDDSCYYGIQTLRAIENFPIGEQRLNDFPIFINSIVIVKKAAALANYELGLLSFELKEAIIKACDKILEGGYYSQFVVPMIQGGAGTSTNMNANEVIANIALEILGHKKGEYQFCHPNDHINKSQSTNDAYPTAMRLALYIRLGELAESMDVLNNSFMNKAKEFSDVIKMGRTQLQDAVPMTLGQEFAAFGLMLQKDRDRILHSRDEFKIINLGGTAIGTGINTPKNYKNIVEKKLQEITKIDFITARDLIEATQSTGAYVQISGILKRAAVKLTKICNDLRLLSSGPRAGLNEINLPKMQPGSSIMPGKVNPVIPEVVNQVCFLLIGSDTTITMAAAGGQLQLNVFEPVIIFSLLNSINLLQDANITLANKCIDGITANKDVCKNFVLNSIGLVTALNPKIGYEKSAEVAKIALNSNRSIVEVVLEKGYLTKDELNELLQIENMI; this is encoded by the coding sequence ATGAAAAGAATAGAAAAAGATTTTATTGGTGAGATGGAGATAGATGATAGTTGTTATTATGGGATACAAACATTAAGAGCGATAGAAAATTTCCCTATAGGAGAGCAAAGACTAAATGACTTTCCAATCTTTATAAATAGCATTGTTATAGTAAAAAAAGCTGCTGCTTTGGCAAACTATGAATTAGGATTATTATCATTTGAACTAAAAGAAGCGATAATAAAGGCTTGCGATAAAATACTAGAGGGAGGCTATTATTCCCAATTTGTAGTGCCAATGATACAAGGTGGAGCTGGCACAAGCACTAATATGAATGCAAATGAAGTAATAGCAAATATAGCATTAGAGATTCTAGGGCATAAAAAGGGTGAATATCAATTTTGTCATCCAAATGATCATATAAATAAAAGTCAATCTACAAATGATGCATATCCAACTGCAATGAGGCTAGCTTTATATATTCGTTTGGGTGAATTAGCAGAATCTATGGATGTATTAAATAATTCATTTATGAATAAAGCAAAAGAATTTAGCGATGTCATAAAGATGGGAAGGACGCAGCTCCAAGATGCAGTGCCTATGACTTTAGGACAAGAATTTGCAGCTTTTGGTTTAATGCTACAAAAAGATAGAGATAGAATCTTGCATTCAAGAGATGAATTCAAAATCATAAATCTAGGTGGAACTGCAATAGGAACAGGCATCAATACACCTAAAAACTATAAAAATATAGTTGAAAAAAAGTTACAAGAAATAACAAAAATAGATTTTATCACTGCAAGAGATTTAATAGAAGCTACTCAAAGCACAGGAGCTTATGTCCAAATAAGTGGAATCCTAAAAAGAGCAGCAGTAAAACTTACAAAAATATGCAATGATTTAAGGTTGCTTAGCTCTGGACCAAGAGCTGGACTAAATGAAATAAACCTACCAAAAATGCAGCCTGGAAGCTCTATAATGCCTGGAAAAGTAAATCCTGTAATCCCTGAAGTAGTAAATCAAGTATGCTTTTTGTTAATAGGAAGTGATACAACGATAACAATGGCTGCTGCTGGCGGACAATTGCAATTAAATGTATTTGAACCCGTGATTATATTTTCATTATTAAATTCTATAAATTTATTACAAGATGCAAATATAACTCTAGCCAATAAGTGCATAGATGGAATCACTGCAAATAAAGATGTTTGCAAGAATTTTGTTTTAAATAGCATAGGATTAGTAACAGCACTAAATCCAAAAATAGGATATGAAAAATCAGCAGAAGTAGCAAAAATCGCACTAAATTCTAATAGAAGTATAGTCGAAGTCGTGCTTGAAAAAGGATATTTAACAAAAGATGAATTAAATGAACTATTGCAAATAGAAAATATGATTTAA
- a CDS encoding DUF305 domain-containing protein, with translation MSCNENIDFLTDMITHHQGAVDSATLYLDEAENDILEEIAKQIIDTQSNEIEYFQDLIERLQKDKKDCDSVSYKEFQDKSQIDLETMIQEMNSIKYSGNIDFDFAKAMIEHHKSAINSAKTILKYTKNAEIKQIANDIIKLQDDEIKQIQKAIKE, from the coding sequence ATGAGTTGCAATGAAAATATAGATTTTTTAACAGATATGATTACACATCATCAAGGGGCGGTAGATTCTGCTACATTGTATTTAGATGAAGCAGAAAACGATATTTTAGAAGAAATAGCAAAACAGATTATAGACACACAAAGCAATGAGATTGAATACTTTCAAGATTTGATAGAAAGATTACAAAAAGACAAAAAAGATTGCGATAGCGTATCTTATAAAGAATTCCAAGATAAATCACAAATAGATTTAGAAACCATGATACAAGAAATGAATAGTATAAAATATAGCGGAAATATCGATTTTGATTTTGCAAAAGCTATGATAGAACATCACAAAAGTGCTATAAATAGTGCAAAAACAATCCTAAAATACACAAAAAATGCCGAAATAAAGCAAATTGCAAATGACATAATAAAATTGCAAGATGATGAAATAAAACAAATACAAAAAGCAATAAAAGAATAA
- a CDS encoding shikimate dehydrogenase, protein MKLFAVFGNPIAHSKSPILHNYTLYKLKIDARYSRYLLDSSKDFRELFFLLGLSGANITLPYKEDVANICDEICGIAQKIGAVNTIIKKDNKIIGYNTDAIGFYKNIESKNIKNALILGAGGSAKAIAMILKEKNINVIISNRSKKNLSFFDEKGFETCINDEILECTKKIEFDIIINATSSSINNTLPLQKDSLESLFERSKIAFDLMYGKECIFLEFAKIKGLDTINGSKMLLYQAIPALSIFTNIDETKIKPHMEYIYNIINHD, encoded by the coding sequence ATGAAATTATTTGCTGTTTTTGGAAATCCAATAGCACACTCAAAATCCCCTATACTGCACAATTACACACTTTATAAGCTAAAAATTGATGCACGATATTCAAGATATTTATTAGATTCAAGTAAGGATTTTAGAGAATTATTTTTTTTACTTGGATTAAGTGGTGCGAATATTACACTTCCTTATAAAGAAGATGTAGCAAATATTTGTGATGAGATTTGTGGAATCGCACAAAAAATTGGTGCTGTAAATACGATAATAAAAAAAGATAATAAAATAATTGGCTACAACACAGATGCGATAGGATTCTACAAAAATATAGAATCTAAAAATATCAAAAATGCCTTGATTCTTGGAGCAGGTGGTAGTGCAAAAGCAATTGCAATGATTTTAAAAGAAAAAAATATAAATGTAATAATCTCAAATAGAAGCAAAAAAAATCTCTCTTTTTTTGATGAGAAGGGCTTTGAGACTTGCATAAATGATGAAATACTAGAATGCACAAAAAAAATAGAATTTGATATCATAATAAATGCTACATCATCATCCATAAATAACACCTTGCCACTTCAAAAAGATTCTTTAGAATCTTTATTTGAACGTTCAAAAATCGCATTTGATTTGATGTATGGAAAAGAATGTATATTTTTAGAATTTGCAAAAATAAAAGGACTAGATACAATAAATGGCTCAAAAATGCTTTTATATCAAGCAATCCCTGCATTAAGCATATTTACAAATATTGATGAAACAAAAATAAAGCCACATATGGAATATATTTACAATATCATAAACCATGATTGA
- a CDS encoding SH3 domain-containing protein, whose translation MQGKYKIYISYIMVMLIGVVLFILFILFIEKRNKINLEEIVTTAPIQTSPSLNKDLEEPIKMIDNIEALNTKEEDIKNIYRVVTNILNIREKPNTESKIIRQYINGNNIEIININGQWGELKNGGFAYMGLLEKNDDKNAEIASNDGVTPYIIKVKNLNIREKPNTESKIIRQMHINQKIFIENIEGKWGKVAGGGFVYMELLSKK comes from the coding sequence ATGCAAGGTAAATATAAAATCTATATTTCATATATTATGGTTATGCTTATTGGTGTAGTTTTATTTATCTTATTTATTTTATTTATCGAAAAAAGAAACAAAATCAATCTAGAAGAAATAGTTACTACAGCACCAATACAAACATCTCCATCGCTAAATAAAGATCTTGAAGAACCTATAAAAATGATTGACAATATAGAAGCCCTAAATACAAAAGAAGAAGATATAAAAAATATTTATAGGGTTGTTACAAATATATTAAATATTAGAGAAAAACCAAATACAGAATCTAAAATAATAAGACAATACATAAACGGAAATAATATTGAAATAATAAATATAAATGGGCAGTGGGGCGAGCTAAAAAATGGTGGCTTTGCATATATGGGATTGTTAGAAAAAAATGATGATAAAAATGCAGAGATTGCAAGCAATGATGGTGTAACACCATACATAATAAAAGTAAAGAATCTAAATATTAGAGAAAAACCAAATACAGAATCTAAAATAATAAGACAAATGCATATTAATCAAAAAATATTTATAGAAAATATTGAAGGGAAATGGGGCAAAGTAGCTGGTGGAGGATTTGTATATATGGAGCTACTTAGCAAAAAGTAA
- a CDS encoding ATP-binding protein: MNPFSDAKNVFLEKVDSMEYIDLDINIAARNKLEQLIQKVPFQIVLLTGQPGVGKSYLIQQLAKNISTESLHIQLFPFLSLNGFLAQLHLKFLPHIEINKNMTRDEFFKSFSTNLPKNELAPTIVIDEVQLYGDRELEVIRMLSDCRVFRFILVTHTLSNKEVLNESYFTSRIWDKVVISQLDVKNLRLFITQKLAKAGLDSVSFLLKNNNYKFMHKQTKGNLRLLTRMCFLLFDICEYYYDIEPTLFSKGVMPNKYLEMAAIELGSLDAR, from the coding sequence ATGAATCCTTTTAGTGATGCAAAAAATGTATTTCTAGAAAAAGTCGATAGTATGGAATATATCGATTTAGATATTAATATTGCAGCAAGGAACAAGCTTGAACAATTAATCCAAAAAGTGCCATTTCAAATAGTTTTACTCACAGGACAACCAGGGGTTGGCAAAAGCTACTTGATACAACAATTAGCAAAAAACATATCAACTGAATCTTTGCATATACAATTGTTTCCATTTTTATCTTTAAATGGATTCTTAGCACAGCTTCATCTAAAATTTTTACCACATATAGAAATAAACAAAAATATGACAAGAGATGAGTTTTTCAAAAGCTTTTCTACAAACTTACCAAAAAATGAGCTAGCTCCAACAATAGTAATTGATGAAGTGCAATTATATGGAGATAGAGAGCTTGAAGTGATTAGAATGCTATCTGATTGTAGAGTTTTTAGATTTATATTAGTTACTCATACATTAAGCAATAAAGAAGTATTAAATGAAAGCTATTTTACATCTAGAATCTGGGATAAAGTAGTCATAAGTCAATTAGATGTAAAAAACTTACGACTTTTTATAACACAAAAGCTAGCAAAAGCTGGGCTAGATTCTGTTTCATTTTTGCTTAAAAATAATAATTATAAATTTATGCATAAACAAACCAAAGGCAACCTAAGACTTCTTACTAGAATGTGCTTTTTATTATTTGATATTTGTGAATATTATTATGATATAGAGCCTACATTGTTTAGTAAAGGAGTAATGCCAAATAAATATTTAGAAATGGCAGCAATTGAGTTAGGGAGCTTAGATGCAAGGTAA
- the mqnE gene encoding aminofutalosine synthase MqnE: MDINDLSIDNLVKLYDLDLFELGDMAHSIREDIHSNKVYFNVNRHINPSNICADICKFCAFSSHRKNPNPYEMTKEEILGDAASAYNRGAREFHIVSAHNPNYPYAWYFDIFKTLKDKFSDIHIKAMTAAEVDFLHRRFNKSYENILQDMQDSGVDSMPGGGAEIFASEVREKICKGKVDAQNWLKIHSIWHSMGKKSNATMLFGHIESKEHRIHHILEIRKLQDKSDGFNAFIPLLYQRQNNFLNVKKFPSGIEILKTIAISRILLPNVPNIKAYWATLGLNLALVSQEFGANDIDGTIEIENIQSAGGANSKRGINKDELISQIKDAGFIPVLRDSLYNEIESY, translated from the coding sequence ATTGATATAAATGATTTAAGCATAGATAATCTTGTAAAATTATATGATTTAGATTTGTTTGAATTAGGAGATATGGCACATAGCATTAGAGAAGATATTCATAGTAATAAAGTTTATTTTAATGTAAATAGGCATATTAATCCTAGCAATATTTGTGCAGATATTTGTAAATTTTGCGCATTTTCATCACATAGAAAAAATCCAAATCCATATGAAATGACAAAAGAAGAAATACTAGGCGATGCTGCAAGTGCATACAATCGTGGAGCTAGAGAATTTCACATAGTAAGTGCTCATAATCCAAATTATCCATATGCTTGGTATTTTGATATTTTTAAAACACTAAAAGATAAATTTAGTGATATTCATATAAAGGCAATGACTGCTGCAGAAGTTGATTTTTTGCATAGAAGATTTAATAAAAGCTATGAAAATATATTGCAAGATATGCAAGATTCTGGTGTAGATTCTATGCCTGGTGGTGGAGCTGAAATATTTGCTAGTGAAGTTAGAGAAAAAATATGCAAGGGTAAAGTCGATGCGCAAAATTGGCTAAAAATACATTCAATCTGGCATAGTATGGGTAAAAAAAGCAATGCAACAATGCTTTTTGGACATATAGAATCTAAAGAACACAGAATCCACCATATATTAGAAATTAGAAAATTGCAAGATAAAAGCGATGGATTTAATGCCTTTATCCCTCTTCTTTACCAAAGACAAAACAATTTTTTAAATGTAAAAAAATTTCCAAGTGGTATTGAGATTTTAAAAACTATTGCAATAAGTAGAATCTTGCTTCCAAATGTGCCAAATATAAAAGCTTATTGGGCTACTTTAGGCTTAAATCTAGCTCTTGTATCACAAGAATTTGGTGCAAATGATATTGATGGCACGATAGAGATAGAAAATATCCAAAGTGCAGGTGGTGCAAATAGCAAAAGAGGAATTAACAAAGATGAGTTAATTTCACAAATAAAAGACGCTGGATTTATACCTGTGCTAAGGGATAGCCTTTATAATGAGATAGAATCTTATTAG
- the cutA gene encoding divalent-cation tolerance protein CutA: protein MKNKIYIIKTTFNDIKDVNKLQNILLEKNLASCIQINQIKSAYIWEGKICNEDEIQLSIKTNKKNAKKIESIILDTHPYEIPQILILKSKASKSYLKWHKNELRD from the coding sequence ATGAAGAATAAAATATACATCATCAAAACAACTTTTAATGATATAAAAGATGTAAATAAACTCCAAAATATATTATTAGAAAAAAATCTTGCTTCTTGCATACAAATAAATCAAATAAAAAGTGCATACATCTGGGAAGGCAAAATCTGTAATGAAGATGAAATACAATTAAGCATAAAAACAAATAAGAAAAATGCAAAAAAGATAGAATCCATCATCCTAGATACACATCCATATGAAATTCCACAGATTCTAATCCTAAAATCAAAAGCAAGCAAAAGCTATCTAAAATGGCACAAAAATGAGCTAAGAGACTAA
- a CDS encoding DNA translocase FtsK, with protein sequence MDNEIRIIKRGLEHPQEIKSQNIKQKVITQDSPIIKQLREAEEKYKIRRELSDDELIELEFKEEADKIRSKTRNTESDIPTNNQQVNEQKVLPKELPIDDKNLAYIRSLDEPVLNDFNNDLNNDSLQIRLKTSQDFTHQNPRNSDLHREPLRKEGLNIFNNPISPNKESKEIIESKKINIDLSNRQTSNLSVSDNNSTSLIERLKMDREKINEIRNNEIRKVELHTPPPPQDKTHLDIKQDNIADSRAVDSTIVDSSIVDSTNDTIYNENIDKSNNMAFSANSYTPKNQSIINTPNLAESSIDSNQDIYTLPPTSLLNEPKYQKIDIDGSEIDIKAQNLISKLRVFRINGDITDIYSGPVVTTFEFRPAPDVKVSRIQNLENDLSMALKAKSIRIQAPIPGKDVVGIEIPNNTIQTIYIREIFESKEFVGSTAQLAIALGKDIIGRPIVHDLAQLPHLLIAGTTGSGKSVGLNGMILSLLYKNTPEQLRFIMIDPKRVELSLYKDIPHLLTPIIADPKKAVVALSKATDEMNRRYELMNEVGVKNIIGYNKAAIQNGFDKLPYIVIIIDEFADLMIMGGKDSEQYLTSLASKARASGIHLIIATQRPTVNVVTGLIKSNLPSRVSYRVGSPMDSKVVLDKVGAETLLGNGDMLFSDKNMVSRYHAPYSSEKEIERVADFIRSQKSVEYDEFFSLEPKDITQGVSTSIAHTSEDEYMQKAKEIILSSGRTSASYLQRSLGVGFNRASNILESLEKEGFLSAPNSKNLREIIG encoded by the coding sequence ATGGATAATGAAATTAGGATTATAAAAAGAGGCTTAGAACATCCGCAAGAAATAAAATCTCAAAATATTAAACAAAAAGTAATAACGCAAGATAGTCCGATTATCAAACAATTAAGAGAAGCAGAAGAAAAATATAAAATTAGAAGAGAATTAAGTGATGATGAATTAATTGAGCTTGAATTCAAAGAAGAAGCAGATAAGATTCGATCTAAGACAAGGAATACAGAATCTGACATACCTACAAATAATCAACAAGTAAATGAACAAAAAGTATTGCCAAAGGAATTGCCAATTGATGATAAGAATCTAGCTTATATTAGAAGTTTAGATGAACCTGTATTAAATGATTTTAATAATGATCTAAATAATGATAGCTTGCAAATTAGATTAAAAACTAGCCAAGATTTTACCCATCAAAACCCTAGAAATAGTGATTTACATAGAGAACCATTAAGAAAAGAAGGATTAAATATATTTAATAATCCAATCTCACCAAATAAAGAATCTAAAGAAATAATAGAATCTAAAAAAATCAATATTGATTTATCAAATAGGCAAACATCAAATCTATCAGTAAGTGATAATAATTCTACAAGTTTGATAGAACGTTTGAAAATGGATAGAGAAAAAATAAATGAAATTAGAAATAATGAAATTAGAAAAGTAGAATTGCACACGCCACCACCACCTCAGGATAAAACACATTTGGATATAAAGCAAGATAATATTGCAGATTCTCGTGCTGTGGATTCTACTATTGTAGATTCTAGTATCGTGGATTCTACAAATGATACTATTTATAATGAAAATATTGATAAATCTAATAATATGGCATTTAGTGCTAATTCATATACACCAAAAAATCAATCTATTATAAATACACCAAATCTAGCAGAATCTAGCATAGATTCAAATCAAGATATATATACATTGCCACCAACTAGCCTTTTAAATGAGCCAAAATATCAAAAGATTGATATTGATGGCAGCGAGATTGATATAAAAGCCCAGAATCTAATTAGCAAGCTTAGAGTCTTTCGTATAAATGGAGATATTACAGATATTTATAGCGGACCTGTTGTAACTACATTTGAATTTCGTCCAGCTCCAGATGTAAAAGTATCAAGAATCCAAAATCTTGAAAATGATTTATCAATGGCACTAAAAGCAAAAAGTATTAGGATTCAAGCACCAATTCCAGGAAAAGATGTGGTAGGAATTGAGATTCCAAATAATACAATACAGACAATTTATATTAGAGAGATTTTTGAGAGTAAAGAATTTGTCGGCTCTACCGCACAGCTTGCTATTGCTCTTGGTAAGGATATAATAGGCAGACCTATCGTGCATGATTTAGCGCAATTGCCACATTTGCTTATCGCAGGGACAACAGGTAGCGGGAAAAGCGTGGGGTTGAATGGAATGATTTTATCTTTGCTTTATAAAAATACTCCAGAACAATTACGTTTTATTATGATTGATCCAAAGAGGGTTGAATTAAGCCTTTATAAAGATATTCCACATTTGCTAACACCAATTATTGCAGATCCAAAAAAAGCCGTTGTTGCTCTTAGTAAAGCTACAGATGAGATGAATAGAAGATATGAGCTTATGAATGAAGTTGGTGTAAAAAATATCATAGGTTACAATAAAGCAGCTATACAGAATGGATTTGATAAATTGCCTTATATTGTAATTATCATTGATGAATTTGCAGATTTGATGATTATGGGTGGTAAAGATTCTGAACAATATCTCACTTCTTTAGCATCTAAAGCAAGAGCATCTGGAATCCACCTTATCATCGCTACACAGCGTCCAACCGTAAATGTTGTAACAGGACTAATAAAAAGCAATCTACCTTCAAGAGTGAGTTATCGTGTAGGTAGCCCTATGGATTCTAAAGTCGTGCTAGATAAGGTTGGTGCAGAAACATTGCTTGGAAATGGTGATATGTTATTTTCAGATAAAAACATGGTATCTAGGTATCATGCGCCTTATAGCAGTGAAAAAGAGATAGAAAGAGTAGCAGATTTTATAAGATCACAAAAAAGCGTAGAATATGATGAGTTTTTCTCACTAGAACCAAAAGATATTACTCAAGGTGTATCTACAAGCATTGCCCATACAAGTGAAGATGAATATATGCAAAAAGCAAAAGAAATAATACTCTCTAGCGGTAGGACTTCAGCAAGTTATTTGCAAAGATCTCTTGGGGTTGGGTTTAATCGCGCCTCAAATATATTAGAATCTTTGGAAAAAGAAGGATTTTTATCCGCTCCAAACTCAAAGAATCTTAGAGAGATTATTGGTTAA